The uncultured Methanolobus sp. sequence ATTGGCCAATTTTAATGGAAGGTCTGTTTGGTACATCAATTGGCCAATATCAACAGGTCAAACACAGCAGTTATGCGTGAACCACTAACTTGCTATACAGAATATATTTCGGAGAACTTTCTAGTTATTGTTGTGATAGTGTTCGACCTGTTATGTTCTAATAGTAATTCTTTGTATATCAATATTACGAATGGTGCAAAAAATAACAACTAATAACTATTTATCTGATTGCGGTGTTATTGCGATGTGTAGAATAAAAGGTGAAAATATGGAATTAAAACCATTCAAAAGAGAATCAGTAATGCCTCTTCCGGTTGCTTTCATATCCACAAAAAGCAAAGATGGGATCAGGAACATTGCTCCGTATGGCTGTGTAATGCCGGTGCTCAGGCCACTTGACCTTATATGTGTTGCAACAGCAAAAAAAAGAGATACGCTTGACAATATCAGGGAAACAGGAGAATTTGTTATCAACCTTGCCAGCGCAGACTTTGCAGATAAGGTCATCCCAACTGCAAAATTCATTCCTGCAGACCAGGATGAATTTGAATTTGCAGGTCTTGAGGAAAAAAGTTCGAAGAATATCAGTGCTCCCGGAATAGAGGGATGTTACGCCTGGATGGAATGTGAACTTTTTAAGTTATATGAAGAATCCAGCTACATACTGATCATGGGTAAAGTTGTCCATCTGGAAGTTGCGGATGAAGTATATGGTGAAGACGGATTATGCAATGTAGGCAAAGCCCGGCCTTTAATGATGATGGGAGCCGACAATGGTATGCATTTCTGTACCGTTGAAGAAATAGGGAAGTTTGAACCTTTTGGTGCAATGTTCCCTAAAGGAAATGATCCGCTTGCCAAAATGTATAAGGAAAATCATTCTGCTTAAAGTGCTTTGTATGCACTTTTAATGCAAATCCATTTCTTTTTTATTTCTAATCACATTTCATATCGTTCGATATCACTGCTGCGATATTGATTCGTATATCATATGATGAATAAATCCTGAAATCCAATTATAGTAGTCATTATAAAAACCAAGTCAAAATAAATAATACAAAAAGGATTATATGTATTACTCTCTTTTAGCATCCGTGATTATCATGTCATCAGATTGTTCTATCGAAAACACAACAAGAGATATCGCTTCTTTTGAAGATGCTGCAAAATTCCACGGACACATCTGTCCCGGTCTGACTATTGGTTACATCGCAGCAAAAGCAGGTATTGAAAAGCTGGAAACACAAAGGGATATTGACGAGGAACTTGTCACCATTGTGGAAAACGATGCCTGTGGAGTTGATGCAGTACAGGTACTTACAGGCTGCACAATAGGCAAAGGAAATCTCATTTACAAGGACCATGCAAAACAGGTATTCACATTCATCTGTCGTGAGAGTAAAAAGGCTGTAAGAGTCGCCCTGAAATCAAGCTTTAATATTGATAACATTGATCCGAAGGTAAGTGAACTCCGCCCTAAAGTAATCTCAGGCACTGCAACTGAGGAGGAAGAGAAAGAATTCAGTGAAAGGATGAATGGCATTTCAGTTACAATGAGGAACACCCCTGTTGAAGAGATGTTCGAAGTCAAATTTGTTGACGCTGAAATTCCTGGTAAAGCCAGAATATTCAATTCTCTCCAATGTTCCAGGTGCGGAGAAATGATGGCAGAATCCAGGGCAAGAGTCCAGAATGGTGAATATATCTGCATCCCATGCTATGAGGAATATAACAGAGGATGGTAAGGATGAAATTAAATGAAAGATCATTTTCCTTTTTTATATCCTTACTCCTGATTAGCACAGTATTATTCGTACCTGCATCTGCTTCAGGTGAAGACAACAGTGAAGAAAAAGTGTTTACTGCAAGCTGGGGCACAAGTTCAACAGCAGACTGGGGTTTTCCTTCCCCGCTGACATTCTATCCGCGTGGCCCGGGATACATCATGACAAGCTACTGTTTTGATGCACTCGTATGGCCCGAAGAATCAGGAGATTTCACGGGACTGCTTGCTGAATCATGGGATAGCTCAGACGATGGTCTGGAATGGACGTTCCACCTGAGAGAAGGAGCGACATGGCACGATGGTGAACCATTCACAGCAGATGACGTAGTATTTACAATGGATTACATCAAAGGCAAGGCATCAATAAGTCCAATAGGTTCAGGCTGGTACAATACTGCTGTAATCAAGAGCGTTGAAGCTTCTGACGACCATACTGTTGTTATCACACTGAACTACGCATATGCGCCTTTTATGCAGCAGGTTGCAGCAGTCATCCCAATAATGCCGAAACATATCTGGGAAAATGTTGAAGACCCAAGCAAATACATGGAAGATGAGGCTGCAATAGGTACTGGCCCTTTCATTCTTGAAGACTATGATACTGACCAGCAGTCTTACAAGTACACTGCTAACAAGGATTACTATCTTGGTGAACCAATTATAGATACTCTAATCTATGTCAAAACATCTGACGTTGTCATTTCCCTGAAGACCGGGGAAGTGGATGAATCAGGTCTCACTCTTGACCAGGTTCAGGCACTTGACGAATCTGACAACATGGAAGTAATAAACGGACCTGGTTACTGGGTTTATCGTCTGAGATTCAACATCCCTTCAAACACAATACTCAATGATACAACAGTTCGCCAGGCAATCTATTATTCACTGAACTGTTCTGACATTGAAAGCAGGGTACTCCACGGTGGTGGAATCGAAGGAAATCCAGGATACGTTCCTCCTTATTCAAGCTGGTACAATCCTGATGTCACACAGTATGAGCATGATATTGAAAAAGCCAATCAGATGCTTGATGATGCAGGCTACTTTGAAACTAACAGCGATGGAGTAAGATTAGATTCAGAAGGAAAACCACTTGAATTCCAGTTATTGTATTCATCTGACCAGCAGAGCCAGAGGATTGCAGAACTTGTCCAGACATACCTGAAAGAAATAGGCATCGACATAACTCTTAAACCGGGAGACACCAAAACCGTTGACGGACTGGTAGGTGCAGGCAACTTTGACCTTGCGATCTACTCACACGGTACATCCACAGACCCTGCCAGAATGCTGAACTCATTCCCGACATCAACAGGATGGAATAATTCAGAGTTCATGGCTCTTGCAGAAGAACAGATGAGCACAATGGATGAGGATGAGCGTAAGGAACTGGTTGACAAGATGCAGGTTCTTATAGCTGATAATGTACCAACGATTCCTCTCATGTACAGGAACGTTTACAGTGCAAGCAGCAAGGACACAGTAACCGGTTTCTTCTACACGGATGGTGGAGTAGGTGGCGGTGTACCAACCGAATACAACAAACTTATTTTCATTTACGGGACCTGGAATGGTGACGACGATGACACTGCTGAAGACACTACGGGAAATACAGCTGATAGCATTGGCGTACTTGGCTCAGTTGCAATCCTTGCATGTGCCTTCGTCCTGATGCGCCACTGGAAACGCTAAACAGGGAAAAACAGGAGAGATAAAGAGCAATGGACAGGAAAAGGTCAGGGCATATAATATCCAGGGGACTGGAGTATGCCATCACTTTTTTCCTGATCCTTGCAATCAATTTTTTTCTTCCCCGGGTAATGCCTGGAGGACCATTGCTAAGTATTACAGGCAGTCAGGGTGCTGATCTTCCTGTGGTCATTGACGAGGAAATGAAGTACAAGCTGATGGAATACTATCATCTCAATGATCCGCTGCATATCCAGTTCATACATTACATCTCAGATGCATTGCATCTTGATCTTGGTTATTCCATTTTCTATAACGTACCTGTAGTTGATATTCTGATAGGAAGACTTCCGTGGACCATACTTCTCATGGGCACTGCTCTTGTATTTTCAACTATCTTTGGAATAATCATTGGTCTTGAATCTGCCTGGAAACGCGGGGAAAAACTGGACCATGCGCTACTTGTGATAATGCCTTTCTTCAGGTCGATACCTGCATTTTTCCTTGGAGCCATCATGATATTTGTTTTCGGATACAAAACCGGATGGTTCCCGACTTCAGGTGCGATAACCCCGTATATGAATTATGCAGGATTCATAGATCATGCACTGGATATCATTTCACATCTCGCACTTCCTATGCTCTGTCTTGCAGCCTTTGAAATGCCGGGTACTTATCTGCTTGTAAGGAACGTATGTGTCCAGCAACTCGGAAAACCGTATGTTCTCATGGCAGAAGCCAGGGGACTTAAAGAAAGGACAATAAAAAAACACGTGCTTATCAACTCAATTGTGCCTGTGATAAACCAGATAGCAGCGATGCTTGGTTTTATGGTGGCAGGTACGGTGTTCATTGAAACCGTATTCTCATATCCGGGAATGGGATTGCTGGTCTATAATTCTTTTATTGAACGTGACTATCCGGTACTGCAGGGAGCTTTCGTATTCATGTCACTGGTGGTACTGGCATGTAACTATGCAGCTGACATTGCATGTTCCTATATTGACGGAAGAACGGGGCAGGAGTGAAAATGCACGAAAAAACGCTGTTTCAGAGATTGAAAAGTCCAAAAGGTATTATTGGACTTGCCATACTTTGTTCTTTCATTTTCATTGCCATTGCAGCACCGTTAATCACACCCTATTCACCTGCTGATGTATCCAGCAGTCCTTTACTTAAGCCCAGTAGTGAACATCCTCTTGGAACCGATGATGTTGGAAAAGATATATTTTCCAATCTAGTCTACGGTTCAAGAACTTCATTGATGGTTGCCCTGATGGTCTCTTTCGGTGTTTTGGTGATCGGTACGCTTGCAGGTGTATTTTCAGGTTACACCGGTGGCAACTTTGACAGGGTCATGATGAGAGGAGTTGATATTTTCCTTATGATACCAGACCTGCCCCTTATCCTGATCCTTGCAGCGTACCTGAGTCCAAGTCTTTGGAACATCATTTTCATTCTCATTGTAATGGGATGGCCTGTCGGTGCAAGAATCACCAGGGCGCAGACAAAAACATTGAGAGTCTCAGGTCATGTGGACTTTGCCAGAGTTTCAGGTGCAGGTAACTGGTACGTAATTAAAAAACACATAGTTCCTGACCTGTATCCGATAATGATAACCACAGTTGTCATGCAATCCATCCGTGCCATACTTTCAGAATCCGGCCTTGCATTCCTTGGTCTTGGAGACCCTTCATTTCCAAGC is a genomic window containing:
- a CDS encoding flavin reductase family protein; the protein is MELKPFKRESVMPLPVAFISTKSKDGIRNIAPYGCVMPVLRPLDLICVATAKKRDTLDNIRETGEFVINLASADFADKVIPTAKFIPADQDEFEFAGLEEKSSKNISAPGIEGCYAWMECELFKLYEESSYILIMGKVVHLEVADEVYGEDGLCNVGKARPLMMMGADNGMHFCTVEEIGKFEPFGAMFPKGNDPLAKMYKENHSA
- a CDS encoding FmdE family protein; translated protein: MSSDCSIENTTRDIASFEDAAKFHGHICPGLTIGYIAAKAGIEKLETQRDIDEELVTIVENDACGVDAVQVLTGCTIGKGNLIYKDHAKQVFTFICRESKKAVRVALKSSFNIDNIDPKVSELRPKVISGTATEEEEKEFSERMNGISVTMRNTPVEEMFEVKFVDAEIPGKARIFNSLQCSRCGEMMAESRARVQNGEYICIPCYEEYNRGW
- a CDS encoding ABC transporter substrate-binding protein produces the protein MKLNERSFSFFISLLLISTVLFVPASASGEDNSEEKVFTASWGTSSTADWGFPSPLTFYPRGPGYIMTSYCFDALVWPEESGDFTGLLAESWDSSDDGLEWTFHLREGATWHDGEPFTADDVVFTMDYIKGKASISPIGSGWYNTAVIKSVEASDDHTVVITLNYAYAPFMQQVAAVIPIMPKHIWENVEDPSKYMEDEAAIGTGPFILEDYDTDQQSYKYTANKDYYLGEPIIDTLIYVKTSDVVISLKTGEVDESGLTLDQVQALDESDNMEVINGPGYWVYRLRFNIPSNTILNDTTVRQAIYYSLNCSDIESRVLHGGGIEGNPGYVPPYSSWYNPDVTQYEHDIEKANQMLDDAGYFETNSDGVRLDSEGKPLEFQLLYSSDQQSQRIAELVQTYLKEIGIDITLKPGDTKTVDGLVGAGNFDLAIYSHGTSTDPARMLNSFPTSTGWNNSEFMALAEEQMSTMDEDERKELVDKMQVLIADNVPTIPLMYRNVYSASSKDTVTGFFYTDGGVGGGVPTEYNKLIFIYGTWNGDDDDTAEDTTGNTADSIGVLGSVAILACAFVLMRHWKR
- a CDS encoding ABC transporter permease: MDRKRSGHIISRGLEYAITFFLILAINFFLPRVMPGGPLLSITGSQGADLPVVIDEEMKYKLMEYYHLNDPLHIQFIHYISDALHLDLGYSIFYNVPVVDILIGRLPWTILLMGTALVFSTIFGIIIGLESAWKRGEKLDHALLVIMPFFRSIPAFFLGAIMIFVFGYKTGWFPTSGAITPYMNYAGFIDHALDIISHLALPMLCLAAFEMPGTYLLVRNVCVQQLGKPYVLMAEARGLKERTIKKHVLINSIVPVINQIAAMLGFMVAGTVFIETVFSYPGMGLLVYNSFIERDYPVLQGAFVFMSLVVLACNYAADIACSYIDGRTGQE
- a CDS encoding ABC transporter permease, which translates into the protein MHEKTLFQRLKSPKGIIGLAILCSFIFIAIAAPLITPYSPADVSSSPLLKPSSEHPLGTDDVGKDIFSNLVYGSRTSLMVALMVSFGVLVIGTLAGVFSGYTGGNFDRVMMRGVDIFLMIPDLPLILILAAYLSPSLWNIIFILIVMGWPVGARITRAQTKTLRVSGHVDFARVSGAGNWYVIKKHIVPDLYPIMITTVVMQSIRAILSESGLAFLGLGDPSFPSWGTMIKYAIAYPLVFFTDAWMWWLMPAGLCITLLVLSFVLVGQALEGGK